From Myxococcales bacterium, the proteins below share one genomic window:
- a CDS encoding DUF2190 family protein: MGLSSRFPGPPIPLESEAIFTDGMICRVGAADSKVRLPGGADPTASLLGVIYRPDGSACASGDTVDVLISGAYPLIAAGAITRGDWVTSGGTDGGVITETAGAGVNVAVIGQALESAVSGDRVLCTINPFIKQGG; encoded by the coding sequence ATGGGCCTCTCCTCTCGCTTCCCCGGGCCGCCGATCCCCCTCGAGTCCGAGGCGATCTTCACCGACGGCATGATCTGCCGCGTCGGTGCCGCTGACAGCAAGGTCCGCCTCCCCGGCGGCGCCGATCCCACCGCGTCACTCCTCGGCGTCATCTACCGCCCCGACGGCTCTGCGTGCGCCTCGGGCGACACCGTCGACGTGCTCATCAGCGGCGCGTACCCGCTGATCGCTGCGGGCGCCATCACCCGCGGCGACTGGGTCACCTCGGGCGGCACCGACGGCGGTGTCATCACCGAGACCGCGGGCGCCGGCGTCAACGTCGCCGTCATCGGTCAGGCCCTCGAGTCCGCCGTCTCCGGCGACCGCGTCCTCTGCACCATCAACCCCTTCATCAAGCAGGGCGGCTGA
- a CDS encoding ParB N-terminal domain-containing protein, with product MSRKPHDTPTAPAVDSAAAVWLPLSALRPNPRNPRAHGAEVQRLARTIVRTTWGAPIIAQASTHRIIGGHGRLEAARLIMAGIEVDGIARGGADHRFDRSAPAPGLVPVRLVDVSDAEADAMTLADNAVALQGHDDAAAVVAMATAAFERDAPTMADMGYAAADLDALVRRAGNAVLAAAPPARVRARRRRHRRAPRGHR from the coding sequence ATGAGCCGCAAGCCCCACGACACACCTACCGCGCCCGCGGTGGACTCCGCTGCTGCGGTGTGGCTCCCCCTCTCCGCGCTGCGCCCCAACCCGCGCAACCCCCGCGCCCACGGGGCCGAGGTCCAGCGCCTCGCCCGCACGATCGTCCGCACTACCTGGGGCGCACCGATCATCGCGCAGGCGAGCACGCACCGCATCATCGGCGGCCACGGTCGCCTCGAGGCCGCGCGCCTCATCATGGCGGGCATCGAGGTGGACGGCATCGCTCGCGGCGGCGCGGATCACCGCTTCGACCGCAGCGCCCCCGCCCCCGGGCTGGTGCCTGTGCGCCTCGTGGACGTCAGCGACGCCGAGGCCGACGCGATGACCCTCGCGGACAACGCCGTCGCCCTCCAGGGCCACGACGACGCCGCGGCGGTGGTGGCGATGGCGACGGCCGCGTTCGAGCGCGACGCCCCGACGATGGCCGACATGGGCTACGCGGCGGCGGACCTCGACGCGCTGGTCAGACGCGCAGGCAACGCCGTCCTCGCGGCAGCGCCTCCCGCCCGCGTTCGAGCACGCCGCAGACGACACCGTCGAGCGCCCCGAGGTCATCGGTGA
- a CDS encoding DUF935 family protein, producing MPSDTTRRVTSASPQDRYQRRLGAGLTPQSITAVQREADTGRMASWADLLDEVRQGDPHLHGDLAKREQAVSGAEYELRLPATASKRDGAKALRLCQDALDAVEVPAGSLGLSFRGALQQLASATYHGRAGVEAVYAREGRYLYPRHLYPIHARRLAWSNERDWRLYLYDAQSGDTRFARFPGIPCDDPAAFPRGKLILHTPRAFGTYPTREGLGRAIVWYSAFKRWSVRDWIAFAEWSGRGLRVGKYATGRDPSKDARANDEDVEILAAALDAMSSTVTTVIPDTTDLSVIAAPDSGVHAELVKLCNGEMSKVILGGTLTSDPGDKGARSLGEVHLRAMFQLLRSDAEGLADVIRRDLLTPLVRMNLGDRAPVPFLALNVEPPEDALARAERLDLYMRHGLTGLREVAAGHREHP from the coding sequence ATGCCCTCCGACACCACCCGCCGCGTCACCAGCGCTTCGCCGCAGGACCGCTACCAGCGGCGCCTGGGCGCAGGCCTCACGCCGCAGTCCATCACGGCGGTGCAGCGCGAGGCCGACACCGGCCGCATGGCGTCGTGGGCCGACCTCCTCGACGAGGTGCGCCAGGGTGACCCGCACCTCCACGGCGACCTTGCGAAGCGCGAGCAGGCGGTCAGCGGCGCGGAGTACGAACTCCGCCTCCCTGCGACCGCGTCGAAGCGCGACGGGGCGAAGGCCCTGCGGCTCTGCCAGGACGCGCTCGACGCCGTCGAGGTGCCCGCGGGCTCGCTGGGCCTCTCCTTCCGCGGCGCGTTGCAGCAGCTCGCGAGCGCCACCTACCACGGCCGCGCCGGCGTCGAGGCGGTGTATGCCCGCGAGGGCCGCTACCTCTACCCGCGGCACCTCTACCCGATCCACGCGCGACGGCTCGCGTGGAGCAATGAGCGCGACTGGCGCCTCTACCTCTACGACGCGCAGAGCGGCGACACCCGCTTCGCACGCTTCCCGGGCATCCCCTGCGACGACCCCGCGGCCTTCCCTCGCGGGAAGCTGATCCTGCACACCCCGCGAGCGTTCGGCACGTACCCGACGCGCGAGGGTCTCGGCCGCGCGATCGTCTGGTACAGCGCCTTCAAGCGATGGTCGGTTCGCGACTGGATCGCTTTCGCGGAGTGGTCGGGCCGCGGGCTTCGCGTCGGGAAGTACGCCACCGGGCGCGACCCGTCGAAGGACGCGCGAGCGAACGACGAGGACGTCGAGATCCTCGCCGCCGCGCTCGACGCGATGAGCTCGACCGTCACCACGGTCATCCCCGACACGACGGACCTGAGCGTCATCGCGGCGCCCGACAGCGGCGTGCACGCGGAGCTGGTGAAGCTCTGCAACGGGGAGATGTCCAAGGTCATCCTCGGCGGCACGCTCACCAGCGACCCCGGCGACAAGGGCGCCCGCTCGCTCGGAGAGGTGCACCTGCGCGCGATGTTCCAGCTACTCCGCAGCGATGCGGAGGGCCTCGCCGACGTCATCCGTCGCGACCTGCTGACGCCGCTGGTGAGGATGAACCTCGGCGACCGCGCGCCGGTCCCCTTCCTCGCGCTGAACGTCGAGCCCCCCGAGGACGCGCTGGCTCGTGCGGAGCGGCTCGACCTCTACATGAGGCACGGCCTCACCGGTCTCCGCGAAGTGGCTGCGGGACATCGAGAGCATCCCTGA
- the dcm gene encoding DNA (cytosine-5-)-methyltransferase, which produces MADGAPRLQRITDYPALLTEAWAQAHAPREANAPTVISTFAGCGGSSLGYHMAGFRELLAVEWEQNAADTFRLNFPHVPLYHGDIAKLSVEECLRLAGVAPGELDVFDGSPPCQGFSTAGKREIGDQRNQLFREFVRLLSGLRPRAFVMENVSGMVKGDFKVIFAEILRTLKACGYRVKVRLLNAMFYGVPQSRERMIFIGVRDDLGVEASHPSGGRSRPGEAAPVARCDGAVAWTPRWRAPTTTETKRRRSRQGGARLSQRQSVTVADARARNIAGSRLVLAFPVRRDRRRAHRQQRPPAPDALHRAPRPHADRPLMALTLTPELAATIRGARLVGTPLRACAKAAGVPWDTMIGWLRVGRAYNAAEPAKRNPRHVAQAAFAAELDRAGAQCESALHARVMKATEDDGRFALDVLRWNEERGTRQLKRQLVAAQVEVERLRAAGELVNRTDLTTDGQPIGALTDDALLARIAELERGG; this is translated from the coding sequence GTGGCTGACGGCGCCCCGCGACTCCAGCGCATCACCGACTATCCCGCGCTGCTCACCGAAGCATGGGCGCAGGCCCACGCTCCCCGCGAGGCGAACGCGCCCACGGTCATCTCGACCTTCGCCGGCTGCGGTGGATCGTCGCTGGGCTACCACATGGCGGGCTTCCGTGAACTGCTCGCCGTCGAGTGGGAGCAGAACGCGGCCGACACCTTCCGGCTCAACTTCCCGCACGTCCCGCTGTACCACGGCGACATCGCCAAGCTCTCCGTCGAGGAGTGCCTGCGCCTCGCGGGCGTCGCGCCCGGTGAACTCGACGTGTTCGATGGCTCGCCGCCGTGTCAGGGATTCTCGACCGCGGGCAAGCGCGAGATCGGCGACCAGCGCAACCAGCTCTTCCGCGAGTTCGTGCGGCTGCTCTCGGGTCTGCGCCCGCGCGCCTTCGTGATGGAGAACGTGAGCGGCATGGTGAAGGGCGACTTCAAGGTCATCTTCGCCGAGATCCTCCGCACGCTGAAAGCCTGTGGCTACCGCGTGAAGGTGCGGCTGCTGAACGCGATGTTCTACGGCGTGCCGCAGTCGCGCGAGCGCATGATCTTCATCGGCGTGCGGGATGACCTCGGCGTCGAAGCGTCGCACCCGAGCGGGGGGCGGAGCCGGCCTGGTGAGGCGGCGCCCGTCGCCCGGTGTGATGGCGCTGTCGCGTGGACGCCACGCTGGCGGGCCCCAACGACTACCGAAACGAAACGGCGTCGCTCGCGACAGGGCGGTGCCCGCCTGTCGCAACGGCAGTCGGTCACGGTGGCCGATGCGCGTGCGCGAAATATTGCAGGTTCCCGGCTCGTCCTTGCGTTTCCGGTTCGGCGTGATCGGCGTCGAGCGCATCGGCAACAGCGTCCCCCCGCTCCTGATGCGCTCCATCGCGCGCCACGTCCGCACGCTGATCGCCCGCTGATGGCCCTCACCCTCACCCCCGAGCTCGCGGCCACGATCCGCGGCGCTCGCCTCGTGGGCACCCCCCTCCGCGCCTGCGCGAAGGCCGCGGGTGTCCCGTGGGACACGATGATCGGCTGGCTCCGCGTCGGCCGCGCGTACAACGCCGCAGAGCCAGCGAAGCGCAACCCGCGCCACGTCGCGCAGGCTGCGTTCGCGGCGGAGCTCGACCGCGCCGGGGCGCAGTGCGAGAGCGCGCTGCACGCCCGCGTGATGAAGGCCACCGAGGATGACGGGCGCTTCGCGCTCGACGTGCTGCGGTGGAACGAGGAGCGCGGGACGCGGCAGCTCAAGCGGCAGCTCGTCGCGGCGCAGGTCGAGGTCGAGCGCCTCCGCGCTGCTGGTGAGCTGGTGAACCGCACCGACCTGACCACCGATGGGCAGCCGATCGGCGCCCTCACCGATGACGCACTCCTCGCCCGCATCGCAGAGCTCGAGCGCGGCGGCTGA
- a CDS encoding major capsid protein: MNDIESMQLALLQERGMSLANAQAVVQELSFSPSSVHIDRALSDFACAIQNREGIADKVCPVQRVMKPSDKFFKYDADTFFEEQNATLTGVEAMPGRVRYKISADNFSTVDYGLMDFVSNKEIESADAPIDPQMHAVKVVTQRLDIAKERRVAALLFASGSYGSNYAALTGTDRWDTSTSDPCQKIDDALEACDERPNIMVIGAQAWMKLKNHPKLKELILSRAATVSGATPDRVTPDLVAAVFELDAVHIGRMKYNTNREGAASVRGYVWGKSCALIRVTDDPSPRETGVFAKQFQFGMRETQVIDAPLPGVRGGQFVKVTESLDEKLVAGSSAGFLYGTVVS; this comes from the coding sequence ATGAACGACATCGAATCCATGCAGCTCGCGCTGCTTCAGGAGCGAGGCATGAGCCTCGCCAACGCGCAGGCCGTGGTGCAGGAGCTCAGCTTCTCGCCGTCGAGCGTGCACATCGACCGCGCGCTGTCGGACTTCGCGTGCGCCATCCAGAACCGCGAGGGCATCGCCGACAAGGTGTGCCCCGTCCAGCGGGTGATGAAGCCCTCGGACAAGTTCTTCAAGTACGACGCGGACACGTTCTTCGAAGAGCAGAACGCGACCCTCACGGGCGTCGAGGCGATGCCCGGGCGCGTCCGCTACAAGATCAGCGCCGACAACTTCTCGACCGTCGACTACGGCCTGATGGACTTCGTCTCCAACAAGGAGATCGAGTCCGCCGACGCCCCCATCGACCCGCAGATGCACGCGGTCAAGGTCGTGACCCAGCGCCTCGACATCGCCAAGGAGCGCCGCGTCGCCGCGCTGCTCTTCGCGTCGGGGAGCTACGGCTCCAACTACGCCGCCCTCACCGGCACCGATCGCTGGGACACGTCCACTTCGGACCCGTGCCAGAAGATCGACGACGCGCTGGAGGCCTGCGACGAGCGGCCCAACATCATGGTCATCGGCGCGCAGGCGTGGATGAAGCTCAAGAACCACCCGAAGCTGAAGGAGCTGATCCTCTCGCGCGCCGCCACCGTCTCCGGTGCGACGCCCGACCGCGTGACGCCCGACCTCGTCGCCGCGGTGTTCGAGCTCGATGCGGTGCACATCGGTCGCATGAAGTACAACACCAACCGCGAGGGCGCTGCCTCCGTCCGCGGCTACGTGTGGGGCAAGTCCTGCGCGCTCATCCGCGTCACCGATGACCCCTCGCCGCGCGAGACGGGCGTGTTCGCCAAGCAGTTCCAGTTCGGGATGCGCGAGACCCAGGTCATCGACGCCCCCCTCCCGGGCGTGCGCGGCGGCCAGTTCGTGAAGGTGACCGAGTCGCTCGACGAGAAGCTCGTCGCGGGCTCGTCGGCCGGGTTCCTCTACGGAACGGTGGTGAGCTGA
- a CDS encoding HK97 gp10 family phage protein, which translates to MGVDAWLSDLEGALTEELAAGMERAGEMVAAEARSTHDYENRTGLLEERTMVGGPVTTTANHVTVPIVADTRYASFIEDGTSRIRPRRFLAKAAERRASGIDAELAVALHRAGERASR; encoded by the coding sequence GTGGGCGTCGACGCGTGGCTCTCCGACCTGGAGGGCGCGCTGACCGAAGAGCTTGCGGCGGGCATGGAGCGCGCGGGTGAGATGGTCGCCGCCGAGGCGCGCAGCACCCACGACTACGAGAACCGCACCGGGCTCTTGGAAGAGCGGACGATGGTCGGCGGCCCTGTCACCACGACCGCGAACCACGTCACGGTGCCCATCGTCGCAGACACCCGCTACGCCTCGTTCATCGAGGACGGCACCTCGCGCATCCGTCCCCGCCGCTTCCTCGCGAAAGCCGCGGAGCGCCGCGCCTCCGGCATCGACGCGGAGCTGGCCGTCGCGCTCCACCGCGCAGGCGAGCGCGCCTCCCGCTGA
- a CDS encoding AraC family transcriptional regulator, with amino-acid sequence MAELRPLTIAQVARLLGYTPRHVTRLYDRWAARQHDPTMPRVTTVPVAIGSGAKRAAKAVLWPVAA; translated from the coding sequence GTGGCCGAGTTGCGTCCGCTGACGATCGCGCAAGTAGCGCGGCTGCTCGGCTATACGCCTCGCCACGTCACCCGTCTGTACGACCGCTGGGCCGCACGACAGCACGACCCCACGATGCCCCGCGTGACCACCGTACCCGTCGCCATCGGCAGCGGGGCGAAGCGCGCCGCGAAGGCGGTGCTCTGGCCGGTGGCGGCGTGA